Proteins co-encoded in one Salvia splendens isolate huo1 chromosome 4, SspV2, whole genome shotgun sequence genomic window:
- the LOC121801268 gene encoding very-long-chain aldehyde decarbonylase CER3-like: MAAPLSAWPWEFLGNYKLAVYGLFLGKAMYKRYQEEAMDQINWCLHIFIICMLRLFVHQLWSSYSSMLFLTRNRQINKQGVDFNQIDKEWNWDNFVILQAIIAALVLYIFPTFETPSVWSKNGLTAALVLHVAVSEPLFYTVHRCFHGEFLFTRYHSLHHSSPVPQPLTAGNATFLEHLLLAVVVAVPIIGTFAIGHGSISLIYAYVLVFDCLRCFGHSNVEFIPHQIFDAAPFLKYLLYTPTYHNLHHVEKDSNYCLFMPLFDALGNTLNKKSWEEQRKNSLNSGVNGRVPDFVFLAHIVDMSSAMHAPFLVRSMASLPFHTRLYLIPLWPISFAVMLVMWAKSKTFLVSFYYLRNRLHQTWVVPRFGFQYFLPFAAKGINRKIEEAILRADRLGVKVISLAALNKNEALNGGGAIFVKKHPNLKVRVVHGNTLTAAVILRELPHDVTEVFLTGATSKLGRAIALYLCRKGVRVLMLTLSTERFRKIQKEASADCQKYLVQVTKYQAAQNCKTWIVGKWITHSEQRFAPPGTHFHQFVVPATKPYRRDCTYGNLAAMRLPEDVQGLGSCEYSMDRGIVHACHAGGVVHSLEGWKHNEVGAIDVDRIDLVWEAAIKHGFKLISDTKHKD; encoded by the exons ATGGCTGCACCATTGTCTGCTTGGCCTTGGGAATTCTTGGGCAACTACAAG CTTGCTGTTTATGGCCTTTTCCTGGGGAAAGCAATGTATAAAAGATACCAAGAAGAAGCCATGGATCAAATCAATTGGTGTCTTCACATCTTCATCATATGTATGTTAAGACTCTTTGTACACCAGCTATGGAGTTCTTACAGCAGCATGCTGTTTCTCACGCGCAACCGACAGATTAACAAGCAAGGAGTTGATTTTAACCAGATTGACAAAGAATGGAACTG GGATAATTTTGTTATACTTCAAGCTATCATTGCTGCTCTAGTGTTGTACATTTTCCCAACCTTTGAAACACCATCTGTTTGGAGCAAAAATGGGCTCACTGCTGCATTAGTCCTTCATGTAGCAGTCTCGGAGCCTCTTTTCTATACCGTGCACCGATGCTTTCACGGAGAATTTCTCTTCACACGCTACCATTCGCTCCACCACTCATCGCCCGTGCCACAGCCCCTTACCG CTGGGAATGCCACGTTTTTGGAGCATCTATTGCTGGCTGTTGTAGTTGCGGTGCCAATTATTGGTACTTTCGCGATAGGCCATGGATCGATAAGCTTGATCTACGCGTATGTTTTGGTGTTTGATTGCTTGAGATGTTTTGGACATTCCAATGTGGAGTTCATTCCTCATCAGATATTTGATGCAGCACCCTTCCTCAAATATCTACTCTACACTCCAAC GTACCACAACCTCCATCATGTTGAGAAGGACTCAAACTATTGCCTTTTCATGCCTCTTTTTGATGCATTAGGCAACACATTGAACAAAAAATCATGGGAAGAGCAGAGGAAAAACAGTTTAAACTCAG GTGTGAATGGGAGGGTTCCGGATTTTGTATTCCTGGCACACATAGTCGATATGTCGTCTGCTATGCACGCACCGTTTCTGGTCAGATCAATGGCCTCGTTGCCCTTCCACACGAGACTCTACTTGATCCCGTTGTGGCCCATCTCTTTCGCGGTGATGCTAGTCATGTGGGCTAAATCAAAGACATTCTTGGTCTCTTTCTACTACCTAAGGAACCGGCTGCACCAGACGTGGGTCGTTccccggttcggatttcaa TATTTCTTGCCATTTGCAGCAAAAGGCATCAATAGGAAGATTGAAGAGGCTATTCTTAGAGCTGACAGATTGGGAGTTAAAGTCATTAGCCTTGCTGCTTTGAATAAG AATGAGGCCCTCAACGGAGGCGGAGCGATCTTCGTGAAGAAACATCCGAACCTCAAGGTGCGCGTGGTGCACGGGAACACTCTGACAGCAGCTGTGATTCTTCGGGAACTCCCTCACGATGTAACCGAGGTGTTCTTAACCGGGGCAACTTCAAAATTGGGAAGAGCTATTGCTCTTTACCTCTGCAGAAAGGGAGTTAGAGTTCTT ATGCTAACACTATCGACAGAGAGATTCCGAAAGATCCAGAAAGAGGCGTCGGCCGATTGCCAAAAGTACCTTGTGCAAGTAACCAAGTATCAAGCTGCACAAAACTGCAAAACATGGATAGTAGGGAAATGGATCACACATTCGGAGCAAAGATTCGCCCCTCCCGGGACGCACTTCCACCAGTTTGTCGTTCCGGCCACAAAGCCATATAGAAGGGACTGCACATACGGGAATCTCGCAGCCATGAGGCTACCGGAGGACGTTCAAGGGCTCGGATCGTGTGAG TACTCAATGGATAGAGGGATTGTGCATGCTTGCCATGCTGGTGGAGTGGTTCACTCACTTGAAGGATGGAAGCACAATGAGGTTGGAGCAATAGATGTTGACAGGATTGACTTGGTGTGGGAGGCTGCCATCAAGCATGGTTTTAAGCTCATCTCAGACACCAAACAcaaggattaa
- the LOC121799240 gene encoding uncharacterized protein LOC121799240 isoform X1 has protein sequence MAKKLVNRWKKKPAKRISKRRKLKSALKMIFNYMKSDDYMFAPLISPQSTPSPSPVSPDEVSMDEKLVEDYLKCDAYMYAPLVVDQGTTIPSSENAGTKGIVTSPRDVLRRRWIVVDHSLLQSERVKHVHREGEELSQKAEQTENGGSYIAHFVHP, from the exons ATGGCGAAGAAACTCGTTAATcgctggaagaagaagccagCAAAACGAATCAGCAAAAGGAGGAAACTCAAATCGGCGTTGAAGATGATCTTCAATTATATGAAATCGGACGATTACATGTTTGCGCCGTTGATCAGCCCTCAATCCACTCCCTCGCCTTCCCCTGTTTCTCCAG ATGAAGTCTCCATGGACGAGAAATTGGTGGAGGATTATCTGAAATGTGATGCATACATGTATGCCCCCTTAGTTGTTGACCAGGGTACAACAATTCCTTCTTCAG AAAATGCAGGTACTAAAGGCATAGTAACGAGCCCTAGAGATGTCCTAAGGCGAAGATGGATTGTTGTTGATCATAGCCTTTTGCAATCGGAAAGAGTTAAGCATGTACATCGCGAAG GAGAAGAGTTGTCACAGAAAGCCGAGCAAACTGAGAATGGTGGCTCATACATAGCTCACTTTGTCCACCCATAA
- the LOC121799240 gene encoding uncharacterized protein LOC121799240 isoform X2, translating into MAKKLVNRWKKKPAKRISKRRKLKSALKMIFNYMKSDDYMFAPLISPQSTPSPSPVSPDEVSMDEKLVEDYLKCDAYMYAPLVVDQGTTIPSSGTKGIVTSPRDVLRRRWIVVDHSLLQSERVKHVHREGEELSQKAEQTENGGSYIAHFVHP; encoded by the exons ATGGCGAAGAAACTCGTTAATcgctggaagaagaagccagCAAAACGAATCAGCAAAAGGAGGAAACTCAAATCGGCGTTGAAGATGATCTTCAATTATATGAAATCGGACGATTACATGTTTGCGCCGTTGATCAGCCCTCAATCCACTCCCTCGCCTTCCCCTGTTTCTCCAG ATGAAGTCTCCATGGACGAGAAATTGGTGGAGGATTATCTGAAATGTGATGCATACATGTATGCCCCCTTAGTTGTTGACCAGGGTACAACAATTCCTTCTTCAG GTACTAAAGGCATAGTAACGAGCCCTAGAGATGTCCTAAGGCGAAGATGGATTGTTGTTGATCATAGCCTTTTGCAATCGGAAAGAGTTAAGCATGTACATCGCGAAG GAGAAGAGTTGTCACAGAAAGCCGAGCAAACTGAGAATGGTGGCTCATACATAGCTCACTTTGTCCACCCATAA